atgtagagtttcaactccctcagacTAAATTTATGTAAGATGGATGTGAGTATCATTTCTAGATTCTTTCAGTTCATACAACTCTTCAATTGTTTCAGTTCTTATACATCATTGACTTCAAATGTATGGCTCTGAGCGAGTTCGATAAAGGTTAGTTAATCAAAAAAAGTTGGTCGCAGACTATCAAACCCCTGACATGCAATGAAAGgaaaaacacaacaacaaacaaacagaaaagcaCTGGCCTGTAcaaatgattattttaataaattgcaaagCTTTATAAGGTAAATCTTTTTCTAAGGCTTGCATATCGTCTGAATGGTAGAACCAAAATGTGCGACACATACCGTGGACAGTttgttaaatgaataaaaattactAAGGGAAAGGAGTTGAATTTActcaatttgttttacaaataccgtggaaattaatttgtttttaatcaatattGTTTTACGCATACCATGCAAATTGTATAGAGGCGCATTAAATGGTACGACACATATTGTAGATGAAATCTTTGTATATTGGATTTAGTTGAACGAAAATGTATGACATATACTATTGCTGCACTTCAGTGTATATCgagtaaaatgtaaaaacagcATTCATTGATTGACATTCgttatttacaaaatcatttgCGGAGATACATGTCTTTTACAAACTGAAACCCTCCAAGATGAACGCGTTCCAGACCAACCAGTAACTTGAACACAGTAGGTTTTTCTTCTGTTGAGTTTTTCCATTTTCTTAATATATCTGCGGTTTGGTCGTACATCTTTCGGTAGTCTGTCTTTGTCTGCTCTATAGAATTAATAGTAATTCCTAGTTCTACACCCAGATGTAAAGCGCAGTTACCAAGGTTGTGGGGTAGATTATTCATGATATCATCATTTGGAACTTCGTCTGGTCCGACATTTGGAAATTctgtaaatgaaaatgaatattcttAACAATCTCACGACAAATTGTCATCTATCAATTTAAGTTTCTATTTcttacacatttttgttatctgAAATTTATTTCCTTAAATGATTTTGATCACACAAAATTAGGTATGTTGGTgttcatcattttaaatgctacTTTCCTAGAGCAAATGAACATGTAATTGAGTGTGGAAATTTCAAATGTGTTTGTTTAAAGGTATTTGTACTTCAAAGGgtacaaaattgtttgaaatttcaatGCAAAGGTTTGCACCACtgcatatatattgtttttgaatttgattgtGTTCAGCGACCACTTTCCAGAGTAACTGTACCTGTTTGTTGGAAACATTCATATTTTCAGGTTTCCATATGATAAATAGATAACCGTGTTTTAGATAAATTTACATTGTGATAGATTGTGCTAACACACATCAGACAAGTTAATGTCGATTTTTGGCGTTTTCGCCTTTACCGTTTAAGAGTTATTGTACCTGAATATTGTAAAAACATGAGGTTTGTTTCAAGATGATAAATCGGTTATTAACATTATTTGATATTCTAGCAATTTTTTGTTCCACTATAGACCGagaatattgattttgtttttatttttaccgtTATGAGTAATGGTACATATGTACCTGATGCAAGATAAttagaaattttgttttgagacAATAAAAAGATAGGCTATCTTTGAAAgtatttgaaacatttattgGTTGTATAgattattgactttgaaatttttgcttatatgaaaaaagaagatgtggtatgattgccaatgagacaactgtccacaagagactaaaatgacatagaaattaataactataggtcaccgtacggccttcaatatgAGCAAAGATCATACCGCATGGTGAGCTATCAacggccccgatatgacaatttaaaacaattcaaacgagaaaactaccggcaatatttgtattaaaaaaaatgaacgactTGGgccaggcacatacataaatgatgtgacggtgttaaacatgttaacgggaTTCCAACCTTCCCATAACCtcggacagtggtataacaatacaacataagaacgaactatacaaatcagctgaaaaaggttaactTATCAGATGTACAAAAAtgcaagtggacgtggccgggtacttgtacatcacGACAACAAAGAGATACTGGAAACAGATCTTAGAGTACTTTCAGATATCTGACAGCTAGTGTTCAAAACAACtgaaaactaataaaataaacagctgcgccatgagcgcatgatacgcccgacatCTTGTGTGGAAGTCTTAtgcaataatcaaaaatagtttctgagaaagttttaagcaataaccatatattgtttttgagacacggtgtgacatgtgaaaccccccaccctgtttttattttacaaaaaactaaatattactaaaataaaatgttaaatcaaaaccaaaaagtatacagatcttttgattaatataacaaagtagtgtgtaaagtttaaagcaataatcataaattatttttgagatacggcgagacatttaaaaaaaaaatcccttgttttacaaaatactcaataactcaaaaattaaattttgaatcatcactaAAAAGTATAAAGATCTTTAGATAAGATTAATTTAAGAAAGAAGTGTGTAAAATTTTAagtaataatcataaatcgtttttgggATACGgcacatgtaaaaaaaactcccccttttactaataactcaaaaatgaaattttgaatcatcaccaaaaagtatacagatctttagattaatataacacaaacatgtttaaagttttaagcaataatcataaatcctTTTTGATATAtagcgcgacatgtaaaaaaaaccctcccccttttttacaaaatactcaataactcaaaaataaagttttgaatcatcaccaaaagtatacagatattggaattaatataactaagacgtgtttaaagttttaagtcataatcaagaatcgttttttagatacagtgcgacatgtgaaaaaacacCCCCCTGTTTTAGTCataaagtgccgtaactcaaaaaagtttaaatcttattttcaccaaaaattatacagatcatttgaccatcataagaaacaactatattaagtttcatgaaatttggataagtcgttctcaagttacggtgcaacatgtttacgccggacagacaaacagacagacggacggacaccggacagacggacggacaccggacatttgtataccataatatgtccCGTGAAAATTTTGACTGGCGTATAAAAAGCATGcgtctaataaaattgagaatggtaatggggaatgtatcaaaaaaacaacaacccgaccatagaaaaaacaacagcagaaggtcactaacaggtcttcaatgtaacgagaaattcccgcatccgaaggcgtccttcagctggcccataaacaaatatatactagttcagtgataatgaacgccatactaatttccaaattgtacacaagaaactaaaattaaaataatacaagactaacaaagaccagagacTCTTttctttggacaggcgcaaaaatgcggcggggttaaacatgtttatgagatctcaaccctccacctatacctctagccaatgaagaaaagtacactcataacaatacgtacatttaaaattcagttcaagagaattctgagtctgatgtcagaagatgtaaccaaagaaaataaactaatgacaattatacataaataacaacagactactagcagttgactgacatgccagctccagacttcaattaaactgattgaaagattatgatttcatcatatgaatatcaggcattatccttcccgttaggggtttagtatcataccatcataacatatatgagaagagcataacccgtgtcatgccaacaactgtttttttaataaatgtgtttagttccgatgcaaagaccctataagtgaatcaatattaacgccaaaatatgcaatcttttatgaactgacaacagtatcgtaactatatcccttcttaataagtctatttataggttttgtaagtttctgcgctgaatactaacatttttgtgctttataaacaatatttccataaaaaaaattggatgtgaaatacctaaacgcATAAGAAGTCtacatgttgagctatatttacgaatgatatccgtctaagactaaactatcaatccgtacacatccaacatccattGCATTTAGCgtcaagacgtcataaacagtcagagaaaaacatgatgagtttgactgtcccttttttattataattagtATGAAATTGTATAAGCAGTGGCATATCTCATTTCATGGAGACGATTTTGCCTCACAcactcagtcatggtctattgaatTCGAAttttttgctttgttttaatGTAATGATTTATGATAATGTCagtttatggtgaaccactagtggtaagtAACTGATAATtagtatgcagttgtataagcattgacATATCTCATTTCGATGGAGATCATTTGTCTCGGTCTTCTCACgttctattgactttgaaacttttgcttaggtGTCATGTATTAGATTAGATTGTGATTATGTCGGTTTACGGAGAACCACTTGTGGTAGGTTGaatgatatttgatatgcagttgtattagtaTTGGTACATCTTATTACTTTGGAGAGTACTTGACCCCGCAACCTCAGTCATcgtttattgactttgaaattttgcttAGTTAATATGTAGCAGTTTGGTTAACGGGAACTACTTATGATgagtcaatggtatttggttTGTGTTGTATTATCATTAGCACATCCCATGTTCATAGATATTGTCTTGTtccttcagtcatggttcattgactctGAATAATTGCAAATCTTACATGttaaagtattgctattttatcTTTTTGGTATTGCACTAACTGTGTCTCTGGTTTGAAAAATGTCTGGCAGAGGCATGTATATAAACCGAATGTCAGAATAGTATTTTACCAGTTTGAACTCAATATTTGACTTTAAAACTCTCTTTGATATTAtgatgttacatatatatagcTGACTGCTATAATAGTCTTACCAGAAAAATCTGAGTATTCTCTGAACACctgaaagtaaaattaagagaaggcttttttaaaaaacattttttttataaatacacaaGGGCAACACTAAATATGGTTTATATCGACAATCGTCTTGTAATCAATTTAATGTCTGCAATATAAACAAGAGGAATACTTCTTAATAGTGTGTACTATTTACATATTCAGTTGTACACGAAAACATTATAGACCAAAGCGTCAAAGTCAAATAACCTTATATAATTCGTAAATGAATTCAGATGACAAATGCGttctataaaaatgaaaaaaatacagattATTTACTGTTTCCGTCTTCTTTCTATCAACCatatcaaaaattccaaaaaaatcagttcatcataaaaaatgtatatcttaTGAATAGATTAATTCAGCTTCCAAACTGTGACCTTGACAATGAAGCAAAATTACAGCAGCGCCTTGTGTgaagtatatatctcccagttgATGATATGCCAGAGCGATTTATAAATTTCACTTGTAaactagcaaaaaaaaaacaaagtgcaaacgttaaaataaattgtaaaacgtaCAAACCTTGCAAAGAACATGCGTATCAGCACCAATTGCTTTCAATCCTGCGTGCAAATTATTCAATGATTTTGTTGTTGACTTTCCTTTTATCTTTGTATTCATCCATGCATATAACACCATGGTATTTAGCGTCAGCGCATCCTGGCCATACTTGTGATTTACATTTTTCCAAAGTATTTCTTGTAACCCGAGTTGAAGGACCAACCCTTTACAACTATCGATTTCAAGATGGCTGGCAAGTCTAACCAGATGTTTGTCGCTTGGCAACATTTCCAGGGCATCAACGTGAAGACCTGAAGCATATAAAGATTAAACACAGAGTTATATAATCATAAAGACATTATAGAAATAAAGATTCCATTCAAAACAACATATGTTAGTCGGCCTTTGTTGAATgactttaaaacatatttttgaattgATTGACTTTGATTGATAGACACAAAGaactatatcaaaattaaatgctGGTAAAACAAACCAAATAAGTATGACTCTTTGGTCAAATATCCTCCAGGGTTCAAATGAGTAACTATCAATTGTTACGTCATCGTCATGACTTCATtgattaacaaatttaaaagcGTTAAGTCAGTTAAAATGCGAAGCAATTTAAGAGAAAACACGAAAGGCCGTACTCATACaaagtaaattataaaaaaatgaatatgacaGGCATTAACCAACGAAAACAAATGAGTAACAGGCTCCTCGCTTAGACCGGCATATTACAAATGTAGGTGGTTTGAACATATTTGTGATCGCTTAACCATCCGCTAACCTGGAACAATGTCGTTAtagcaaaacataaaaatacacTGTACATTTAGTAGTTAGTCAAGTAGTTACAATTAGTCCAGTCGATGTGTgcagatttttgacaaaattgctcAGATTttggtaaaagcatgaaatttggcatagtgGTAGTATATGTCATGGACAACATTTTAAGCTATGGACCCACTCTGAAAGTCGAAATTTGTGGAAGATGCGGCCATTTTAAAATGGCGGCCGTTTGATCTCtatagattaataaaaaaatcatgaaaatgatattAGAGAAGATATGGACATGAAACCTGGGTAATAGAATAACAGTGCAGATTCCAATTGTCTTGTTGAACAAAGTTTTTGGAAATATTACCGATATTgaatggcggccatcttgaaaaatcttttgtttttttaaaccaaaaaaaggtagtcattatttgatgaaaatttaaaaaaaaacaatgtcgaagatatacaaatgtatttgtttgaaCTATATAAACAGGACGAAAAGCGAGCCTATACCCCCTCCCGAGTTATTCTTCTGTTTCATAGCGGGTAcaaataactttatattttccgacaatatacatttattgttATTATCCAAAAATTCACACCCAACACTTGAAACTATAGTTGTTGAAATCTGAATTATTGTCTCTAATGTTCAAAAGTAATCGACATAGTTAAAACGCGACCACTAAGAAGATTATAAAATGAACTATTACTCTAAAAGCAATATTCGTGCCACCGCTTGTTCAACATAGAATAACAggagaattttattttacaagtataaataaagcaagaaaatatttgtaaacctGTCATTTATAATAGTTGGCTGATAACAGGATAATTCgttttgttgatattgttcatttgaaacaactttcaaaaaccTTGATTGCAGACATAATGAATTTCATATCATACAAGTAATTAATGTTATAGGAACATCAACTGCTCAAATGTTCTCAATTGACGTTAAcaatatctaacaaaaataaaacgtaCATGTTTTGTCAAACCACACTCTGTCTATCATATTCTATCACATTGTCCTCCACATTAACATAGAGTAGTACAACTTAATACTGCCTTTACACATTTGCATTTCTTTAGTAACCGTGTTCACTTTGACTTATAAGTTAAGCACTTGCTGCAGGAAGTTATTTTATAGTCATATGGTATATTCATCAAAGAAGACAAGGACTGTCATCTGAGGACTTcatatgtattgattttttggtagccattttgaatgatggcaattttgaaaacatgaatttCCAATATAACATTATTCGCTAATCTTATCAATTCACTGTTTGCATTCACACTctttttttactaatttgtaTTGGATATTTACAAAATGGTCAGATAAGGCatgcacatgtttacaaaataaagatatcagTAAAATAATTTCTGACTGGTTCTTACACGTTTGCCtaagtaactttttaaaacagaaattacgtatatatgatataatttatGACCGAACGTTGTTGTTGGAAAAGATCAACATTGAAGATTTCTAAAACACTGGAGCTAGAAGAACATAATGGGCGTTTAGACTGGAAGGAATGTGTGAAACGGCAAGAGAGGACATGTGAGGGTTTGCATGCAATGCCAAACAGTTACAAACAGAACAGATATATACATTTGAGCTGGCAATCACTCTTTTTGATGCAGGCATACGACGATGTTTGGTCTTGAATTGGGTTTCCTTTCGTTCACTTTGAAACAGTTGAATGAGGGTTATGAAACTTCAGAAGCACTCCAGACGGCAAAAATCctgtcaaacaaattttcagacttcaaaatatttcatcagtAAAAGGGAAAACATACTTCTGATGTTGAAGATAAATTGCCAGTTGAAAGAAAGCAAAAAGTAACAAGACACTGTAAAGTGATACCGAATCAACACAAACAATGactgaaatgtattttttctgtggCGATGTATCTGAAGATCTCCATGATACATCGAAATTTAAAAATCGACAAAAATGGGACATGACTGTGCACCTGTACTACAAGACATATTTCCTTAGCCAAAGTAAGAGCTGGAGATGTCACATCACTAGTATCCTGCTTGATGATTGATAAAACTTGACAACATAGCAAATAGGCAGAATAAAAGACACAGAAAGAAAGCCAAGAATCTTTTATCCTTGGAGTTGTGCTTTCCAAAGTAATAAAATAGATTGAAGGCACACGGTCTGGCAGAGGTATTGTACCAATCTCCAAGCTTGCAGGTCACGCTAAATTGTACAATAAATGCCTGGAACAACTTGTAGTTATCATGGAAGGAAGAACTGATACAACGCATCTAACAAAGTAGGAATGTAGCTAACAAAGGATATCTGCAAGCATACAAGCAAGATAAATTAGTTCTCTTGATTTCCAACAAAGGCAAAAATAGGACATGACTGTGCACCTGTACTACAAGACATATTTCCTTAGCCAAAGTAAGAGCTGGAGATGTCACATCACTAGTATCCTGCTTGATGATTGATAAAACTTGACAACATAGCAAATAGGCAGAATAAAAGACACAGAAAGAAAGCCAAGAATCTTTTATCCTTGGAGTTGTGCTTTCCAAAGTAATAAAATAGATTGAAGGCACACGGTCTGGCAGAGGTATTGTACCAATCTCCAAGCTTGCAGGTCACGCTAAATTGTACAATAAATGCCTGGAACAACTTGTAGTTATCATGGAAGGAAGAACTGATACAACGCATCTAACAAAGTAGGAATGTAGCTAACAAAGGATATCTGCAAGCATACAAGCAAGATAAATTAGTTCTCTTGATTTCCAACAAAGGCAAAAATGGGACATGACTGTGCACCTGTACTACAAGACATATTTCCTTAGCCAAAGTAAGAGCTGGAGATGTCACATCACTAGTATCCTGCTTGATGATTGATAAAACTTGACAACATAGCAAATAGGCAGAATAAAAGACACAGAAAGAAAGCCAAGAATCTTTTATCCTTGGAGTTGTGCTTTCCAAAGTAATAAAATAGATTGAAGGCACACGGTCTGGCAGAGGTATTGTACCAATCTCCAAGCTTGCAGGTCACGCTAAATTGTACAATAAATGCCTGGAACAACTTGTAGTTTTCATGGAAGGAAGAACTGATACAACGCATCTAACAAAGTAGGAATGTAGCTAACAAAGGATATCTGCAAGCATACAAGCAAGATAAATTAGTTCTCTTGATTTCCAACAAAGGTATTCTTGAAGCTCTGAAACACACCTCATAATTCGAGGGTACCACCATAGCCATAGCAGGCAAAATATATATGCTTGATACTTAGAAAAGCTTTACAGGAACACTCAAAAACAGCTGTTAACACGAATCAGTTCACCCGACATAAGTTTCCTTAGGATGACTGATACAGGATGGCCAAACATCGAGGCACAATCCAGTAATATCGATGAGTGGAAAACAACACTCACCATTTCTCAGCTATAATCAGTTAAATTGTGCAACTCGTCGTCAGAGGATACAACTGCAACTTATCAGTCATCCGATAGAGAGTAAGATTTCTCAAAGTTTGTGGAACGGATTCATTTTGAAAGCCGACAATGAATGTCCCTGTAAACCTTTCTATAGTAGCAAGCCTAACTCTTCAAATTATTCTAGTTACTTTGACTATGAAGAAGCCTTCCCCATCACGactaaaacattttgtaaaaaatatggcCTGTTTCAGAACTTCCCTAACATATTCATTGAGAATCCATAGAAAGACGCAACCTTTCATGTGTGCTTGCATATTATCTATGGTAGTTagtattcaatttttcataaatgttgtaTTAAACATTCCTTCCATGACAACTCATATTTACTAAGAACGTTTACTGTACCATTTTTCCATatcatcaatttcaaatattaaagtaATATCTGTTCCAGACTGTAAGCCGTcactgttttctattattttggcAAGCCCCATTTCCATGGATAACAGATTCTTGACTTTCTTTTTGCGTCTCGAATTCTGTCTAATTGCCTTGTCGTGCAGTTTTAACAAACATTTAGCATGAGATCGGCTCCTGAAACATTAATCTTGAGCACTGAGTCTGGCTAAAAGAACAATGGTTACTAGTTCAAGTGACAGTCACATACTCTATTGTCGATCACAATTGTTGATGATTCATGATGATAGTCAGTTACCTTAGcacaaagaaagaaagaaatctCTGCAATCATTGTTCTTGTTGATTCATCACAACTGTGGCTGGTTATTCTACTGCTATTTTCAATCCGTGACTCATTTTGTTTTCCTGACTAAATATATTAAGATTTGCTTTGGCAGCATTAGTACCTTTTGCCTTGTGATTCTCCCATTACATGGCATTCATCAACGTCGAACAGTTTTATGCTTacaaaaaatgactgattaCCAGCTCAAATGTCTATATCTTTTGTATTTGCTTGGCATTGTAAATCATCACGTGTCCTCTCTTTCCGTTACGGAATTCTTTCCAgtctatttatttattagatttttttcagttCCAGTGATTTTGATACCAACGTATTTTTCCTTTTCAACATACAGTGTTCATATTGTATATAcgcatttttttattgtaaaaaaagtaCCTAAGCCATACATGCTAAACTGCAATTTAAAGACTTAACGTATTTCTTTACATACACGTATTTCTTAACATATGCATACCTTATTTGAGCACTTGGTGAATATATCTTATATGAAAAGCAACAgtcataaataaatgataagcAAAACTAGTTGtaaatgcatataaaacttagtattaattcaaaaaaaaaattaggatagctaataataatatattggaaatttacgtttccaaaatggccaccattcaagatggccactaaatatttaaatagtccCCAGTTTATATTCTTTGACATAATAAATAcgaaagtttatcaaaattagttaagtaacatatttttcatattttttctaataatttttattaactttttggACATGATTTCAAAATGCCCGCCCATAGccgccattttgattttctgaatTGGGTCCATAGCTATAAATGTTTGTTATGACCTCAACTAATACTTTGCAAAGTTTGATGCTTTTACCACAATCTGagcaattgtttcacatttcgACTGGACTAAATTGGGTTAATTCAAACGATCAGTACGAAGCACATAAAAAACTAGCATCAAACTAAGATTACAAAGCACAGCCATGTTCAATCAAACCTTACTTTACCTGTACAATCTGATGGACATTCTGCTTGTGTCTGATAaaagaaaaagtatattttaatatcaataaatatatgcCATTTTTGGAACGATTTGACGTAGGCTTTTGTACGTGATCGAAAGGTAACACAGTTTTCAAGTGGATTTATTTTAGCTGTCAATAAGTACTAGAAAATTAAATACCAAAGAATGTGCAGAGTTAGTGAATTATAGATAGAGCCAAAAGATGCAAAATACATATTTCGGATCACATTTCttcgttcattgtgtattaatttacgttttttgattgagttaagtctgccaattgatattttatcatgttatgtatttctatgttgtgatgttatgatATTGTTTCAGGAAAAGGGAAAAGGTTTGGATtgaaacgtttaatcccgctgcaaatgcttgcacctgtcctaagtcaggaatttgatgtacagtagttgtcgtttgcttatgtaatatatacgtgtttctcgtttctcgtttttttgtatatagattagaccgttggttttcccgtttgaatggttttacactagtaattttgggccctttatagcttgttgttcggtgtgagccaaggctccgtgttgaaggccgtatattgacctataatggtttacttttttttaattgttatttggatggagcattgtctcattggcactcacaccacatcttcctatatctatgaaaacCTCTATTAATAATTGGCATGACAACCATGAACATAAACAGGTCATTAAACATTCTGAAAAAAACGTcatatcagaattttttttaaagcaatctAACATGGATAATACATATTCTgcaaaaaatagttttcaaacACAATCACTTGTTGATTTTACATACCTTGTCAAAAATCCAAAGCAATGGATATTTAGTAAAATGTTGATTTCTACTGCAACTCCAGCTAGAAGTTCGTTTCGCCTCGGAAACAGAAAACACACAGGGGGATCTGTCACAAACTTCCCCGACTTCAATTTGAAAGAGGTTTGatatatctttattattatggCTCTTTCCAATACTTGTTAGATAGAATTTAAGAACATCGTTTAATGTGAATGTCAAGCATTCTTGAATGCTGGCTGCAATATCTGGCGAGATAGTAAACTTAGATGGCATGTGTGTAAGGTAGACGACGACTCTAGTTTCCTCTATAATTATTCTAAACTCGGTTTTACTGTCAACATATAACACAGCTGAGGAGTGATATAATAGTGAGCATTTGTTCTCTTCTTTAATAGGCCAAATGCTACTTACAGCACCAATAAGTTTAAAGGCCAATGTAGACGGTATGGTTCTATTATGTAATCGATAGACCAAAGAAatggttttgttttcaaatgatttgtcaTCCAAAAATGACATCGGCATTTTGTTTTTAGCAGTGCACGGAACCAAGAAACAATCGTCTGTGACTGTCTTGCCTAAGTACCGCTTTGGAAGTACCAAAATATTCAGATGTACGAGGACTTGAATAACATACTCTTTGAACTCATCACATGATAAGTACTGGTTGACTTGTTTTTGTTGCCATAGTTTCAGGAGATCATGTTTTCTTATAACTCCAGTATCCGTCATTTTTCTAAGGATATCTTTCAGGGTTTTATCTTCTGGCCAAAACATTTCATCAGTGACGAATGACTTCAGGATATTGACCAATGCAGGAGGATAGAGAATGATGAAACTGTTTAGTTCTGGTTGATTGAAATACATTAACTTACCCAATGCGTGTTGTGTTAAGAGAAAATCATCTAGTTGTTTTTCAGAGAGTGCTAGCTCTCCATTCATGGTGTTTGCCTCAGCTAAGTGTGTTTTTAGTATAACATTTATCttatcttttttcatattatcaATCAGAAGTTCAAGAGGAACCCAGATCATAGGCCGTCGTTGTCCCCAAGATGGCTGGTTCACAGCGATACTGACAAGTtggtttttcaaattttgaatgtCAAGATCAGCTTCGTCTGTACCATTTATGAAGTAAACTGGATCGAACACAATGTGTTTCTTCATTTCATGGGTACCAAACATATCAGTGACTTTTTTAGCGAATTCTTTTTTCATCTTCTGCTGCTTATTCTGGAAGGTAAATGATATCACTGTAAAAACATAACTGCTAATgttacatttttagctcacctggcccgaagg
This Mytilus trossulus isolate FHL-02 chromosome 14, PNRI_Mtr1.1.1.hap1, whole genome shotgun sequence DNA region includes the following protein-coding sequences:
- the LOC134696882 gene encoding uncharacterized protein LOC134696882 — encoded protein: MDKGKTSRRLQNPDYLLPFAGTSEDFHHLLSTGTYESFENRVFLCGSCACGKSTLASVLIGSPIPFTWKSTDGLVIHFGRNGINLETHEMVPLTGVKRDRHVLTKVVICKPNRETVTRQIVDTNQDQHTVLSSSGTDNPKANQQTIKKDTGYSSTVSHSSDVRLKESTDLPVKSTMTSDVEKPTSVSLPKINKIEAYAVRDDILKEIKSCKYKIKIAPSDLVDFGGQRSYDMTHQLFVQHGGTFIVMFDGSRDFFAPLKEYPTGDISNETIVKHWVNSILTYCVDESDVNDPMPLIVFAATHSDLIHENKQQKMKKEFAKKVTDMFGTHEMKKHIVFDPVYFINGTDEADLDIQNLKNQLVSIAVNQPSWGQRRPMIWVPLELLIDNMKKDKINVILKTHLAEANTMNGELALSEKQLDDFLLTQHALGKLMYFNQPELNSFIILYPPALVNILKSFVTDEMFWPEDKTLKDILRKMTDTGVIRKHDLLKLWQQKQVNQYLSCDEFKEYVIQVLVHLNILVLPKRYLGKTVTDDCFLVPCTAKNKMPMSFLDDKSFENKTISLVYRLHNRTIPSTLAFKLIGAVSSIWPIKEENKCSLLYHSSAVLYVDSKTEFRIIIEETRVVVYLTHMPSKFTISPDIAASIQECLTFTLNDVLKFYLTSIGKSHNNKDISNLFQIEVGEVCDRSPCVFSVSEAKRTSSWSCSRNQHFTKYPLLWIFDKVCKINK